A single window of Agromyces aureus DNA harbors:
- a CDS encoding GH1 family beta-glucosidase, with product MARSPVVDERMPRFPKGFRWGAATAAFQIEGATAADGRGPSIWDTFTAEPGRVIDGSNAHVASDSYRRWRDDLGLLGELGATDYRFSISWPRVQPGGTGPANPAGLDHYERFVDALAEAGIAPLATLYHWDLPQPLEDAGGWLARDTALRYAEYVGLVLDRLGDRVDRWITLNEPAMTTLEGYALGTQAPGRTLMLGALPTVHHQLLGHGLAVAAIRAASGTAEVGITNNHTLVVPASDEPADLVAAGAFDLVYNRIFIDPVLTGAYPDLSAFGLETFPALEPGDLDVIAAPLDFYGVNSYNPTYVAAPAADSEFALAGLPFEPVGPPAGTPVTGFDWPVVPEAFTELLVGLRRDYGDALPPVVITENGASYPDEVVADADGERAVHDVERIAYLDGHLRAVATAIEQGVDVRGYLVWSLIDNFEWAQGYTQRFGLVHVDFETGERTPKDSFAWYRAVVADQRG from the coding sequence ATGGCGAGGTCCCCAGTGGTCGACGAACGCATGCCCCGGTTCCCGAAGGGCTTCCGATGGGGTGCGGCCACGGCCGCGTTCCAGATCGAGGGCGCCACGGCGGCCGATGGGCGCGGGCCGAGCATCTGGGACACGTTCACGGCGGAGCCCGGACGGGTGATCGACGGGTCGAACGCCCACGTGGCCTCTGACAGCTACCGGCGCTGGCGCGACGATCTCGGCCTGCTCGGGGAACTCGGGGCGACCGACTACCGGTTCTCGATCTCATGGCCGCGCGTACAGCCCGGCGGCACCGGGCCGGCGAACCCCGCCGGACTCGATCACTACGAGCGGTTCGTCGACGCGCTCGCCGAGGCCGGCATCGCGCCCCTCGCGACGCTCTACCACTGGGACCTGCCGCAGCCGCTCGAAGACGCCGGCGGATGGCTCGCCCGCGACACCGCCCTGCGCTACGCCGAGTACGTGGGGCTCGTGCTCGATCGCCTCGGCGATCGCGTCGACCGCTGGATCACGCTCAACGAGCCCGCGATGACGACGCTCGAGGGGTACGCGCTCGGCACCCAGGCGCCCGGTCGAACGCTCATGCTCGGCGCGCTGCCCACCGTGCACCACCAACTGCTCGGGCACGGCCTCGCGGTCGCCGCGATCCGCGCCGCGTCGGGCACGGCCGAGGTCGGCATCACGAACAACCACACGCTCGTCGTGCCCGCCTCCGACGAGCCGGCCGACCTGGTCGCGGCAGGCGCCTTCGACCTCGTCTACAACCGCATCTTCATCGACCCCGTGCTCACCGGGGCGTACCCCGACCTGTCGGCGTTCGGACTCGAGACGTTCCCGGCGCTCGAGCCGGGCGACCTCGACGTGATCGCGGCGCCGCTCGACTTCTACGGCGTCAACTCGTACAACCCGACGTACGTCGCCGCGCCCGCCGCCGACTCGGAGTTCGCGCTCGCGGGGCTGCCGTTCGAGCCCGTCGGGCCGCCGGCCGGCACGCCCGTCACGGGATTCGACTGGCCGGTCGTGCCCGAGGCCTTCACCGAGCTGCTCGTGGGCCTCCGCCGCGACTACGGCGATGCCCTGCCGCCCGTCGTGATCACCGAGAACGGCGCGTCGTACCCCGACGAGGTCGTCGCCGACGCCGACGGCGAGCGGGCCGTGCACGACGTCGAGCGCATCGCCTACCTCGACGGTCACCTGCGTGCGGTCGCCACGGCGATCGAGCAGGGCGTCGACGTGCGCGGCTACCTCGTCTGGTCGCTCATCGACAACTTCGAGTGGGCTCAGGGGTACACGCAGCGGTTCGGGCTCGTGCACGTCGACTTCGAGACCGGCGAGCGCACCCCGAAGGACTCGTTCGCCTGGTACCGCGCGGTCGTCGCCGACCAGCGCGGCTGA
- a CDS encoding RidA family protein, with product MTDATPNPAANRAITVEGKATPRGRFPHVKIAGDLIYVSGTSSRRPDNTFEGAEVDEFGVTTLDIAVQTRAVLENIRAVLAAAGASLDDLVQATTYLVSMNDFAGYNAVWAEYFDETGPARTTVAVHQLPHPLLLIEIQAIARRDPNATTSTTISTTKEES from the coding sequence ATGACTGACGCGACCCCGAACCCGGCCGCGAACCGCGCCATCACCGTCGAGGGCAAGGCCACGCCCCGCGGCCGGTTCCCGCACGTGAAGATCGCGGGCGACCTGATCTACGTCTCGGGCACCAGCAGCCGGCGCCCCGACAACACGTTCGAGGGCGCCGAGGTCGACGAGTTCGGCGTCACCACCCTCGACATCGCGGTGCAGACGCGCGCGGTGCTCGAGAACATCAGGGCCGTGCTCGCTGCGGCCGGTGCGAGCCTCGACGACCTCGTGCAGGCGACGACCTACCTCGTGAGCATGAACGACTTCGCCGGCTACAACGCCGTGTGGGCCGAGTACTTCGACGAGACGGGCCCGGCGCGCACGACCGTCGCCGTGCACCAGCTGCCGCACCCTCTGCTGCTCATCGAGATCCAGGCCATCGCCCGCCGAGACCCGAACGCCACCACCAGCACCACCATCAGCACCACCAAGGAGGAATCATGA
- the kynU gene encoding kynureninase: MSIAPAIPHVIDRATCTALDAADPLAGHRELFDLPEGVVYLDGNSLGALPRATAARVQRVIAEEWGTGLIRSWNDAGWFTKPIDLGDRIAPLIGAAAGEVVLGDSTSGSLFQVAVAAARLRPERRVIVSELGNFPTDLYVLESVQELVGEPGRPLERRLIGGDGIPGPTLADVLDDDVAVVVLTHVNYRTGRMYDMNEVTRQVQAAGAIMVWDLCHSVGAVPVDLNGAGADFAIGCTYKYLNGGPGSPSFIWAAERHHPEARPAITAWHGHAKPFDFDVEYAPAPGITRFRVGTPQLLSVAALEASLDIWRDVDLELLREKSLRLTELFISLVDSRLAPWGIEVVTPRQSARRGSQVALRAGGADGYAVMQALIERGVIGDFRAPDLMRFGFTPLYVSHADVWDAVATLEDILSTEVWRDSRFARRGAVT; encoded by the coding sequence ATGAGCATCGCCCCCGCCATCCCGCACGTGATCGACCGCGCGACCTGCACGGCCCTCGATGCCGCCGACCCGCTCGCGGGCCACCGCGAGCTGTTCGACCTCCCGGAGGGCGTCGTGTACCTCGACGGCAACTCGCTCGGCGCCCTGCCCCGCGCGACGGCCGCGCGCGTGCAGCGCGTGATCGCCGAGGAGTGGGGCACCGGGCTCATCCGCAGCTGGAACGACGCGGGCTGGTTCACGAAGCCGATCGACCTCGGCGATCGCATCGCGCCGCTCATCGGCGCGGCCGCGGGCGAGGTCGTGCTCGGCGACTCGACGTCGGGCAGCCTCTTCCAGGTCGCGGTCGCCGCGGCTCGCCTGCGTCCGGAGCGCCGCGTGATCGTCTCGGAGCTCGGCAACTTCCCGACCGATCTCTACGTGCTCGAATCGGTGCAGGAGCTGGTCGGCGAGCCCGGTCGGCCGCTCGAACGCCGGCTCATCGGCGGCGACGGGATTCCTGGCCCGACCCTCGCCGACGTGCTCGACGACGACGTCGCGGTCGTCGTGCTCACCCACGTGAACTACCGCACGGGGCGCATGTACGACATGAACGAGGTGACGCGTCAGGTGCAGGCGGCCGGCGCGATCATGGTGTGGGACCTCTGCCACAGCGTCGGCGCCGTGCCCGTCGACCTCAACGGCGCCGGAGCGGACTTCGCGATCGGCTGCACCTACAAGTACCTCAACGGCGGCCCGGGCTCGCCGTCGTTCATCTGGGCGGCCGAGCGGCACCACCCCGAGGCCCGCCCCGCGATCACGGCCTGGCACGGGCACGCGAAGCCGTTCGACTTCGACGTGGAGTATGCGCCGGCGCCCGGCATCACGCGCTTCCGGGTCGGCACGCCGCAGCTGCTGTCCGTCGCCGCGCTCGAGGCGAGCCTCGACATCTGGCGCGACGTCGACCTGGAGCTGCTGCGGGAGAAGAGCCTCCGGCTCACCGAGCTCTTCATCTCGCTCGTCGACTCGCGGCTGGCGCCGTGGGGCATCGAGGTCGTCACGCCGCGGCAGTCGGCTCGGCGAGGCAGCCAGGTGGCCCTTCGCGCCGGCGGCGCCGACGGCTACGCGGTCATGCAGGCGCTCATCGAGCGAGGGGTCATCGGCGACTTCCGCGCGCCCGACCTGATGCGCTTCGGCTTCACGCCGCTCTACGTCTCGCACGCCGACGTGTGGGACGCCGTGGCGACGCTCGAGGACATCCTCTCGACCGAGGTCTGGCGCGACTCGCGATTCGCACGCCGCGGCGCCGTGACCTGA
- a CDS encoding FBP domain-containing protein: MQALTEAEVRDALRNASTAELAQLTLPVSFFVTEWAHLDAFAWRDPRIPGRGYLVTELDGEPVGVVLRAPSPNGSHHRAAICNLCHTQQPADQVAMVSARRAGAAGERGDSVGIYMCSDLACQDTVRLGRPAAPSEVMPSLRELESIDGLARRTRAFVANVVETG; the protein is encoded by the coding sequence ATGCAGGCGTTGACCGAGGCCGAGGTGCGCGACGCGCTGCGCAACGCGTCGACGGCCGAGCTCGCGCAACTCACGCTGCCGGTGTCGTTCTTCGTGACCGAGTGGGCGCACCTCGACGCGTTCGCGTGGCGCGATCCGCGGATCCCGGGCCGCGGCTACCTCGTGACCGAGCTCGACGGCGAGCCGGTCGGCGTCGTGCTGCGCGCGCCCTCGCCGAACGGATCGCACCACCGCGCGGCGATCTGCAACCTGTGCCACACGCAGCAGCCGGCCGACCAGGTCGCGATGGTGTCGGCCCGCCGCGCCGGCGCTGCCGGCGAGCGCGGCGACAGCGTCGGCATCTACATGTGCAGCGACCTCGCCTGCCAGGACACCGTGCGCCTCGGGCGACCGGCCGCACCCTCCGAGGTCATGCCGAGCCTGCGCGAGCTCGAGAGCATCGACGGGCTCGCCCGTCGCACGCGAGCGTTCGTCGCGAACGTGGTCGAGACCGGCTGA
- a CDS encoding amidohydrolase family protein — MGTIDIHTHAVPKGWPDLSTQVGPGPWPSLRVDSEREAMIMVGSREFRRIEENCWSAEARLAEMDADDVDIQVVSPTPVFFSYEKPGDEAAKVARIFNDLTLEICSPAPDRLLPFAQVPLQDTDAACAELDRAIAAGHRGVEIGNHVGDRDLDHEGIVTFLQHCADRGVPVLVHPWDMPDSPRLDRWMARWLTGMPAETHLSIIAMILGGVFDRVPPTLRIGFAHGGGSFAFWLGRFENAWHRRPDVVGVSELPPTGYLDRFSVDSVVFDPAALRLLVDTLGAEQVMLGSDYPYPLGERPVGAVIDRADFLTDEQKAAIRHGNARRFLAL, encoded by the coding sequence GTGGGCACGATCGACATCCACACGCATGCGGTGCCCAAGGGCTGGCCCGACCTGTCGACGCAGGTCGGGCCGGGCCCCTGGCCCTCGCTCCGCGTGGATTCCGAGCGCGAGGCGATGATCATGGTCGGCTCGCGTGAGTTCCGTCGCATCGAGGAGAACTGCTGGAGCGCCGAGGCCAGGCTCGCCGAGATGGACGCCGACGACGTCGACATCCAGGTCGTCTCGCCGACGCCGGTGTTCTTCTCGTACGAGAAGCCCGGCGACGAAGCCGCGAAGGTCGCACGCATCTTCAACGACCTCACGCTCGAGATCTGCTCCCCGGCTCCCGATCGGCTGCTGCCGTTCGCGCAGGTTCCGCTGCAGGATACGGATGCCGCGTGCGCCGAGCTCGATCGTGCGATCGCCGCCGGGCACCGGGGGGTCGAGATCGGCAACCACGTCGGCGACCGCGACCTCGATCACGAGGGCATCGTCACGTTCCTCCAGCACTGCGCGGATCGCGGCGTGCCGGTGCTCGTGCACCCGTGGGACATGCCGGACTCGCCGCGGCTGGACCGCTGGATGGCCCGCTGGCTCACCGGCATGCCCGCCGAGACGCACCTCTCGATCATCGCGATGATCCTGGGCGGCGTGTTCGACCGGGTGCCACCGACGCTCCGCATCGGCTTCGCGCACGGCGGCGGCTCGTTCGCGTTCTGGCTCGGCCGGTTCGAGAACGCGTGGCACCGCCGACCCGACGTCGTCGGGGTCAGCGAGCTGCCGCCCACGGGGTACCTCGACCGCTTCAGCGTCGACTCGGTCGTGTTCGACCCGGCCGCCCTGCGCCTGCTGGTCGACACCCTCGGCGCCGAGCAGGTGATGCTCGGCAGCGACTACCCCTATCCGCTGGGCGAGCGACCGGTGGGCGCCGTCATCGACCGCGCCGACTTCCTCACCGACGAGCAGAAGGCGGCCATCCGCCACGGCAACGCCCGGCGCTTCCTCGCGCTCTGA
- a CDS encoding PucR family transcriptional regulator, with amino-acid sequence MQPTVQTLLDRPELALGLLTPATTLPAEALVAPVMWAHSSDLADPAPFLDEGQVLLTTGTQFDLDEARADAAGFALAYVQRLRDRGVAALGFGTEVIRDGTPATLVDACTELGLPLFEVPFRVPFIAIARLVADLLAEDAYAREAWALQAQRAISRAALRPDGLSATLAELSQRLGTWVGLVDATGNLDRESPSGGLPQPALGEVVGEARSMLRRGQRAGRSLLAGESVGEPQRLTLQTLGSGGALRGVLAIGDSAQLDQAGREVVNSVIALAGLALEQNRNLDRARGHLRSGLLRSLLAGDLALARGIATEMWGPLPDGPVRVALTGDPGHALDRLSELLELRVDERDGRLFFARDADRVALVLEVADSAVADELASEFDLPVGISDAVDLEQLEVAHEQALRALERARESGSTARVVAFDEISRQGVLAFLARTDARAVAVATLAPLVQHDEASGSSLVATVRTWLENGGQFDATAQQLGVHRHTVRSRIALAERLLERDLSGFHARADLWAALLAVQ; translated from the coding sequence GTGCAACCGACGGTGCAGACGCTGCTCGATCGCCCCGAACTGGCCCTCGGACTGCTCACCCCGGCGACCACCCTGCCCGCCGAGGCGCTCGTCGCACCGGTCATGTGGGCGCACAGCTCCGACCTCGCCGACCCCGCCCCGTTCCTCGACGAGGGCCAGGTGCTGCTGACCACGGGCACCCAGTTCGACCTCGATGAGGCGCGAGCGGATGCCGCGGGCTTCGCCCTCGCGTACGTGCAGCGCCTGCGCGACCGCGGCGTCGCAGCCCTCGGATTCGGCACCGAGGTGATCCGCGACGGCACGCCCGCGACGCTGGTCGACGCCTGCACCGAGCTCGGGCTCCCCCTCTTCGAGGTGCCGTTCCGGGTGCCGTTCATCGCCATCGCCCGGCTCGTCGCCGACCTGCTCGCCGAAGACGCGTACGCCCGCGAGGCGTGGGCGCTGCAGGCCCAGCGCGCGATCTCGCGCGCGGCCCTGCGCCCCGACGGACTCTCGGCCACGCTCGCCGAGCTCTCGCAGCGACTCGGAACCTGGGTCGGCCTCGTCGACGCGACCGGCAACCTCGACCGCGAGTCGCCCTCCGGCGGACTCCCCCAGCCGGCGCTCGGCGAGGTCGTCGGCGAGGCCAGGTCGATGCTCCGCCGCGGACAGCGCGCGGGCCGCAGCCTGCTCGCCGGCGAGTCCGTGGGCGAGCCGCAGCGACTGACCCTGCAGACCCTCGGATCCGGTGGCGCCCTCCGCGGCGTGCTCGCGATCGGCGACTCCGCCCAACTCGACCAGGCCGGCCGCGAGGTCGTGAACTCGGTCATCGCGCTCGCCGGGCTCGCACTCGAGCAGAACCGCAACCTCGACCGTGCGCGCGGCCACCTGCGCTCCGGGCTGCTGCGGAGCCTGCTCGCCGGCGACCTCGCCCTGGCCAGGGGCATCGCCACCGAGATGTGGGGACCGCTGCCCGACGGGCCGGTGCGCGTCGCCCTGACCGGCGACCCCGGCCATGCGCTCGACCGCCTGTCGGAGCTGCTCGAGCTGCGGGTCGACGAGCGCGACGGCCGGCTGTTCTTCGCCCGCGACGCGGACCGAGTCGCCCTCGTGCTCGAAGTCGCCGACTCGGCCGTCGCCGACGAGCTCGCGTCGGAGTTCGACCTGCCCGTCGGCATCTCCGACGCGGTCGACCTCGAGCAGCTCGAGGTCGCGCACGAGCAGGCGCTGCGTGCGCTCGAGCGGGCCCGCGAGTCCGGTTCGACCGCCAGGGTCGTCGCGTTCGACGAGATCAGCCGGCAGGGCGTGCTCGCGTTCCTCGCCCGGACCGATGCCCGGGCGGTCGCCGTCGCGACGCTCGCGCCCCTCGTGCAGCACGACGAGGCATCCGGAAGCTCTCTCGTGGCCACCGTGCGCACCTGGCTCGAGAACGGCGGTCAGTTCGACGCGACCGCGCAGCAGCTCGGCGTGCACCGGCACACCGTGCGCAGCCGCATCGCCCTCGCCGAGCGCCTGCTTGAGCGCGACCTCTCGGGCTTCCACGCGCGAGCCGACCTGTGGGCCGCCCTGCTCGCCGTGCAGTAA
- a CDS encoding 3-hydroxyanthranilate 3,4-dioxygenase, with protein sequence MTTIPPVIDFPAWIREHEHLLKPPVNNKAAWTPMGDFIVQVVGGPNQRTDFHFDPYEEWFYQYRGNMHVNIQTEDGPQRIDIREGEMWLLPGNVFHSPQRPEAGSIGIVIERIREEGTLEKFAWFCPNCNTKVHEVELQVRDIVEDLPPVFREFYESEAGRTCPNCGEVHPGKG encoded by the coding sequence ATGACCACCATCCCACCCGTGATCGACTTCCCAGCCTGGATCCGCGAGCACGAGCACCTGCTGAAGCCGCCGGTGAACAACAAGGCCGCGTGGACGCCGATGGGCGACTTCATCGTGCAGGTCGTCGGCGGCCCGAACCAGCGCACCGACTTCCACTTCGACCCCTACGAGGAGTGGTTCTACCAGTACCGCGGCAACATGCACGTGAACATCCAGACCGAGGACGGCCCGCAGCGCATCGACATCCGCGAGGGCGAGATGTGGCTGCTGCCCGGCAACGTCTTCCACTCCCCGCAGCGCCCCGAGGCCGGATCGATCGGCATCGTGATCGAGCGCATCCGCGAGGAGGGCACGCTCGAGAAGTTCGCGTGGTTCTGCCCGAACTGCAACACGAAGGTGCACGAGGTCGAGCTCCAGGTCCGCGACATCGTCGAGGACCTCCCGCCCGTGTTCCGCGAGTTCTACGAGAGCGAGGCCGGGCGCACCTGCCCGAACTGCGGCGAAGTCCACCCCGGCAAGGGCTGA
- a CDS encoding aminotransferase class V-fold PLP-dependent enzyme yields MIETVARTEVREAVRTDAAAGPIPGGPTAAGASPLAPLTDAGLEVPVLGGATVRHVNLDVAASAPALQSVAAHVARVLPYYSSVHRGSGYPSQAATALVEDARVSVARHVGARDGDLVVFTRNTTEALNLLATAVPGEVVVLDIEHHANLLPWRDRRVVVARPSIAETLVALEAELASRPAALLSVTGASNVTGEVLPLADLARIAHAHGARIAVDAAQLLPHRRVDLAASDLDYLAFSGHKAYAPFGAGALIGRGDWLDTAPPFLAGGGAVENVAIEQVEWKTGSDRHEAGTPNVVGIAALARALVELERLGDAEREAHEAGLTARLHDGLASLPGVRVIRGFEDATDRLAIATVELDHGSVGLLAAALGAEHGISVRAGRFCAHPFFDRVSSRSNGLRASLGAGSTIDDVDRFVAALAQLVVDGPAFEYARSPEGWCPVADDRPRVSFD; encoded by the coding sequence GTGATCGAGACCGTCGCCCGCACCGAGGTGCGCGAAGCGGTGCGCACGGATGCCGCGGCCGGCCCGATCCCCGGCGGCCCGACCGCCGCCGGTGCCTCGCCGCTCGCGCCGCTCACCGACGCCGGCCTCGAGGTGCCCGTGCTCGGCGGCGCGACGGTGCGGCACGTGAACCTCGACGTCGCGGCATCCGCCCCGGCGCTGCAGTCCGTCGCGGCTCACGTCGCGCGCGTGCTGCCCTACTACTCCAGCGTGCACCGCGGCAGCGGGTACCCGTCGCAGGCCGCGACCGCGCTCGTCGAAGACGCCCGCGTGAGCGTCGCCCGCCACGTCGGCGCGCGCGACGGCGACCTCGTGGTCTTCACGCGGAACACGACCGAGGCCCTGAACCTGCTCGCCACCGCGGTGCCCGGCGAGGTCGTGGTGCTCGACATCGAGCACCACGCGAACCTGCTGCCGTGGCGCGACCGGCGCGTCGTCGTCGCGCGCCCGAGCATCGCCGAGACGCTCGTCGCGCTCGAGGCCGAGCTCGCCTCGCGCCCGGCCGCGCTGCTCTCGGTGACCGGAGCCTCCAACGTCACGGGCGAGGTGCTGCCGCTCGCCGACCTCGCTCGCATCGCGCACGCGCACGGTGCCCGCATCGCGGTCGACGCCGCACAACTCCTGCCGCACCGCCGCGTCGACCTCGCGGCATCCGACCTCGACTACCTCGCGTTCTCGGGGCACAAGGCGTACGCGCCGTTCGGCGCCGGCGCGCTCATCGGACGCGGCGACTGGCTCGACACCGCACCGCCGTTCCTCGCGGGCGGCGGCGCGGTCGAGAACGTGGCCATCGAGCAGGTCGAGTGGAAGACCGGCTCCGACCGCCACGAGGCGGGCACGCCGAACGTCGTCGGCATCGCGGCCCTCGCCCGCGCGCTCGTCGAACTCGAGCGTCTCGGCGATGCCGAGCGCGAGGCGCACGAGGCCGGCCTCACCGCGCGACTGCACGACGGACTCGCATCGCTGCCCGGCGTGCGCGTGATCCGTGGATTCGAGGACGCGACCGACCGGCTCGCCATCGCGACCGTCGAACTCGACCACGGCTCCGTCGGCCTCCTGGCCGCCGCGCTCGGCGCCGAGCACGGCATCTCGGTGCGGGCCGGGCGCTTCTGCGCGCACCCGTTCTTCGACCGCGTCTCGTCGCGCTCCAACGGGCTCCGGGCGAGCCTCGGCGCCGGCTCCACGATCGACGACGTCGACCGCTTCGTGGCCGCGCTCGCACAGCTCGTCGTCGACGGCCCCGCGTTCGAGTACGCGCGCAGCCCCGAGGGCTGGTGCCCGGTGGCCGACGACCGCCCGCGCGTCTCGTTCGACTGA
- a CDS encoding SGNH/GDSL hydrolase family protein, producing the protein MFHSYAAIGDSFTEGVGDELPDGSVRGWADFVAMGLAIAAREPIGYANLAIRGRKLGPIVDEQLEVAIALKPEVISFNGGGNDMLRPRMDEQVTADRFRQAINRIRDEGIHVLMLSGANPTEHLPLGKVFDARGARLTTALIDLADVPGVTFVDNFNDRGLRDIRYWSADKLHLNSLGHARVASNVLTAIGVPVPDEWGVAEVAAAPAGLRSRNTAAYYREFVLPWIGRRLTGRSSGDGRTAKRATLEPLTPDSAH; encoded by the coding sequence ATGTTCCACTCCTATGCGGCGATCGGCGACAGCTTCACCGAGGGCGTCGGCGATGAACTGCCCGACGGCAGCGTGCGCGGCTGGGCCGACTTCGTCGCCATGGGCCTCGCCATCGCGGCGCGCGAACCCATCGGCTACGCGAACCTCGCGATCCGCGGCCGCAAGCTCGGCCCCATCGTCGACGAGCAACTCGAGGTCGCGATCGCGCTGAAGCCCGAGGTCATCAGCTTCAACGGCGGCGGCAACGACATGCTGCGACCCCGCATGGACGAGCAGGTCACCGCCGACCGCTTCCGCCAGGCCATCAACCGCATCCGCGACGAGGGCATCCACGTGCTCATGCTGAGCGGCGCGAACCCCACCGAGCACCTCCCGCTCGGCAAGGTGTTCGATGCCCGCGGCGCACGGCTGACCACCGCGCTCATCGACCTCGCCGACGTTCCCGGCGTCACGTTCGTCGACAACTTCAACGACCGCGGCCTCCGCGACATCCGCTACTGGTCGGCCGACAAACTGCACCTGAACTCGCTCGGCCACGCGCGCGTCGCGAGCAACGTGCTCACCGCGATCGGCGTGCCCGTGCCCGACGAGTGGGGCGTGGCCGAGGTCGCCGCCGCACCCGCCGGCCTGCGCAGCCGCAACACGGCCGCCTACTACCGCGAGTTCGTGCTGCCGTGGATCGGCCGCCGCCTCACGGGCCGCTCGTCGGGCGACGGCCGCACGGCCAAGCGCGCCACGCTCGAACCGCTCACGCCCGACTCCGCGCACTGA
- a CDS encoding phosphate ABC transporter substrate-binding protein PstS, producing MRAAKITGGLGVLAALTLLSGCAANERDQQSSALSGTIDGAGSSAQAAAQDVWIAGFQTANGSATVNYDPAGSGAGRDQFLIGAVAFAGSDAALEPEQTEGDVGRCAAGAGAVDLPLYVSPIALAFNIEGVDELRLDAASVARIFSGDIDRWNDPALVALNPDAALPDSRITAVHRSDDSGTTENFTDFLHEAAPAEWPDEPSGTFPYEGEAAQGSSGVASVIRDGVDVIGYLDASRATDMGVAQLQVGDAFVAPTPEAAAAILDVSPMQAGRADDDLVIDIDRATDAEGAYPLVLVSYLIACRGYTDANTGELVGAYLDWVASEAGQDAAAQDAGSSPISTTLRERVQAVVGTIG from the coding sequence ATGCGTGCGGCGAAGATCACCGGAGGGCTCGGCGTGCTCGCCGCCCTGACCCTGCTGAGCGGCTGCGCCGCGAACGAGCGCGACCAGCAGTCGAGTGCGCTCTCGGGCACGATCGACGGCGCAGGCTCGTCGGCGCAGGCCGCGGCGCAGGACGTCTGGATCGCCGGCTTCCAGACCGCGAACGGCAGTGCGACCGTCAACTACGACCCCGCCGGCTCGGGCGCCGGACGCGACCAGTTCCTCATCGGCGCCGTCGCGTTCGCGGGCAGCGATGCGGCCCTCGAACCCGAGCAGACCGAGGGTGACGTCGGTCGGTGCGCGGCCGGTGCCGGCGCGGTCGACCTGCCGCTCTACGTGTCGCCCATCGCGCTCGCGTTCAACATCGAGGGGGTCGATGAACTGCGCCTCGACGCGGCATCCGTCGCCCGGATCTTCAGCGGCGACATCGACCGCTGGAACGACCCCGCGCTCGTCGCCCTGAATCCCGACGCCGCCCTGCCCGATTCCCGCATCACGGCCGTGCACCGATCCGACGACTCGGGCACGACCGAGAACTTCACCGATTTCCTGCACGAGGCCGCGCCCGCCGAATGGCCCGACGAGCCGTCGGGCACGTTCCCGTACGAGGGCGAGGCCGCGCAGGGCAGCTCGGGCGTCGCCTCGGTGATCCGCGACGGCGTCGACGTCATCGGCTACCTCGACGCCTCGCGCGCGACCGACATGGGGGTCGCGCAGCTCCAGGTCGGCGACGCGTTCGTCGCACCCACGCCCGAGGCGGCCGCCGCGATCCTCGATGTCTCGCCCATGCAGGCCGGCCGCGCCGACGACGACCTCGTGATCGACATCGACCGGGCCACGGATGCCGAGGGGGCGTACCCGCTCGTGCTGGTGAGCTACCTGATCGCGTGCCGCGGGTACACCGACGCGAACACCGGCGAACTCGTCGGCGCGTACCTCGACTGGGTCGCGAGCGAGGCGGGTCAGGATGCCGCGGCGCAGGATGCCGGTTCGTCGCCGATCTCGACGACGCTCCGGGAGCGCGTGCAGGCAGTCGTCGGCACGATCGGCTGA
- a CDS encoding FBP domain-containing protein — MLPIDGARIRASLINASQRERAAVTLPADFATLQWDAFDVLCWRDPKLPKVGYAVIETESGPVGIMLRQAEGRIRTRPQCSWCEDVTLPNDVVFYTAKRSGAAGRNGDTVGTLACAGFECSRNVRRLPPVAYLGFDVEAARLQRIEALREHVAGFVQAVREGD; from the coding sequence ATGCTCCCCATCGACGGCGCGCGCATCCGCGCCTCCCTCATCAACGCCTCGCAGCGCGAACGCGCCGCGGTGACCCTGCCCGCCGACTTCGCGACGCTCCAGTGGGACGCGTTCGACGTGCTCTGCTGGCGCGACCCCAAGCTGCCGAAGGTCGGCTACGCCGTGATCGAGACCGAGAGCGGCCCGGTCGGCATCATGCTGCGCCAGGCCGAGGGCCGCATCCGCACGCGCCCGCAGTGCTCGTGGTGCGAGGACGTGACCCTGCCGAACGACGTCGTGTTCTACACGGCCAAGCGTTCGGGCGCGGCGGGTCGCAACGGCGACACGGTCGGCACCCTCGCGTGCGCGGGCTTCGAGTGCTCGCGCAACGTGCGGCGCCTGCCTCCGGTGGCCTACCTCGGATTCGACGTCGAGGCCGCGCGGCTCCAGCGCATCGAGGCGTTGCGCGAGCACGTCGCCGGGTTCGTGCAGGCGGTGCGCGAGGGTGACTGA